One genomic region from Muriicola soli encodes:
- a CDS encoding TolB family protein produces MKNSTLCLKIVAAGMVILFCEVGMAQQNRFISKDLARKIEADKRIENYLELSRLGYTEKEIFQDLGNANFLAGNYKAAAFWYQKLIDLSGSENISPNYLKRYKASMQKAGIADFGDEVAQTDWYSEIEGEYLADKKVSPKTYATAPAKKQNKHNFKPLHRAASLDELRELAGLKEQKPDQLKNNSRIPGKGYTPPISISSDGKTAFFSKAVYMKPEYGLFSKKEPIYKIYQAENVNGKWRNVKELSVTPKYASAMHPAVSPDGKRLFFSSDMPGTFGKYDIYVAEIHKDGSVGIAKNLGEKVNTRKNEMYPNLVGGNLLFFASNGREGIGGMDLFAVQVGARKVGMAMNLGAPFNSKSDDYALNVNAETGMAIVMSNRGGLADETKQLVFSISEDKNDLSTQKRKYDFLEVLPMDPNSVYTNIYYQD; encoded by the coding sequence ATGAAGAATTCTACACTCTGTTTAAAAATTGTAGCGGCAGGAATGGTGATCCTGTTTTGTGAAGTCGGAATGGCACAGCAAAACAGATTTATATCCAAAGACCTGGCCCGAAAAATTGAAGCCGACAAGCGTATCGAAAATTACCTGGAACTGTCAAGACTGGGTTATACGGAAAAAGAGATTTTCCAGGATCTGGGAAATGCCAACTTCCTTGCCGGGAATTATAAGGCCGCAGCCTTTTGGTATCAGAAACTAATCGACCTAAGTGGTTCCGAGAACATTTCTCCAAATTACCTCAAGCGTTACAAGGCATCAATGCAAAAAGCCGGAATTGCAGATTTTGGCGATGAGGTGGCGCAGACCGACTGGTACTCTGAGATCGAAGGAGAGTATCTGGCAGACAAAAAAGTTAGCCCTAAAACATATGCTACTGCCCCGGCCAAAAAGCAAAACAAGCACAATTTTAAGCCGCTACATCGCGCAGCTTCTTTAGATGAACTTCGCGAACTGGCAGGATTAAAAGAGCAAAAGCCAGATCAACTTAAAAACAATTCCCGAATTCCGGGGAAGGGATACACTCCGCCTATATCCATATCCTCTGATGGAAAGACAGCATTCTTTAGCAAGGCGGTCTATATGAAGCCAGAATACGGCTTGTTTTCCAAAAAAGAACCGATATACAAGATCTACCAGGCCGAGAATGTAAACGGAAAGTGGAGGAATGTAAAAGAACTCAGTGTTACCCCAAAGTATGCCTCGGCTATGCATCCTGCAGTTTCTCCTGACGGTAAACGCCTCTTTTTCTCCTCGGATATGCCCGGCACCTTTGGAAAATATGATATCTATGTAGCCGAAATTCACAAGGATGGCAGTGTAGGCATCGCCAAAAACCTGGGCGAGAAAGTCAATACCCGTAAAAACGAAATGTACCCTAATCTTGTAGGAGGTAACCTCCTTTTCTTTGCTTCCAACGGAAGAGAAGGGATTGGCGGAATGGACCTCTTTGCCGTACAGGTAGGGGCCAGGAAAGTGGGAATGGCTATGAACCTGGGAGCTCCCTTTAATAGTAAAAGCGATGATTACGCCCTCAATGTCAATGCTGAGACAGGTATGGCTATTGTAATGTCTAACCGCGGAGGCCTGGCCGATGAAACCAAACAACTGGTATTCTCTATCTCGGAGGATAAGAATGATCTGAGTACCCAAAAAAGGAAATACGACTTTCTGGAAGTACTGCCGATGGATCCCAACAGCGTATACACCAATATCTATTACCAGGACTAA
- a CDS encoding response regulator produces the protein MNTTILKVIVIDSDPKFHESYNYFFSTYRDYRLVGIYRTVEDALANYEMVNPDIILSEVNFLGLSGIEGLVEFQKAKDPAVVIMVSHEDDYERIMDAFRYGAEGYLTKPIGKKRLRYALKAVKDEGAALSSDVAKKLISMYRKKTYQFFSERENQIIEYLGKGATYKVIADKLYITPSTVNFHIQNIYLKLDVNSKSKALKKIREMNAA, from the coding sequence ATGAATACAACTATACTCAAGGTTATTGTAATTGACAGTGATCCTAAATTTCACGAGAGTTACAACTATTTTTTTAGCACTTACAGGGATTACCGGCTGGTAGGGATCTACCGCACTGTGGAAGATGCCCTCGCTAATTATGAAATGGTAAATCCGGATATTATCTTGTCTGAAGTGAATTTTTTAGGCCTCTCAGGCATTGAAGGCCTGGTGGAATTCCAGAAGGCAAAGGACCCTGCCGTGGTGATCATGGTGAGTCATGAAGACGACTATGAACGCATCATGGATGCCTTCCGATATGGGGCCGAAGGATACCTCACCAAACCAATCGGAAAGAAAAGGCTGCGTTATGCACTAAAAGCCGTGAAGGATGAAGGTGCAGCCCTGAGCAGTGATGTGGCGAAAAAGCTCATTTCGATGTACAGGAAGAAGACCTACCAGTTTTTCTCTGAGCGTGAAAACCAGATCATTGAATACCTGGGAAAAGGCGCAACCTATAAGGTGATTGCCGATAAGTTATACATCACCCCCAGTACGGTGAACTTCCACATCCAGAACATCTACTTAAAACTGGATGTGAACTCCAAGTCTAAGGCATTGAAAAAGATCAGGGAGATGAATGCTGCTTAA